The following proteins are co-located in the Candidatus Planktophila lacus genome:
- a CDS encoding regulatory protein RecX, translated as MSLDFVKVSRGEGSDPYEVAHTIALNALVTRAKSKGELLAHLKTRGVEDDVAQAIIFRLQEAGLVNDEEFAKAWAQSRHNHKKISKRIIAGELRQKGVMQSAIDEALDEIDDDSEYRSAFDLAFKKYNTMSRLEPEVQVRRIQSLLQRKGFGFGTISQVLKELDLLNN; from the coding sequence ATTAGCCTTGATTTTGTAAAGGTTTCAAGAGGCGAAGGCTCCGACCCTTACGAAGTAGCACACACCATTGCGTTAAACGCTCTGGTTACTCGTGCGAAAAGTAAGGGCGAGCTTCTCGCTCACCTTAAGACCCGGGGCGTAGAAGATGATGTTGCGCAAGCAATTATCTTCCGGTTGCAAGAAGCCGGCCTCGTTAACGATGAAGAGTTTGCTAAAGCCTGGGCTCAGTCGCGCCACAACCATAAGAAGATCTCAAAGCGAATCATCGCGGGGGAGCTTCGCCAAAAGGGCGTAATGCAGAGCGCAATCGATGAAGCACTTGATGAAATCGATGACGATTCTGAATACCGCAGCGCCTTTGACCTTGCCTTCAAGAAGTACAACACCATGTCACGTCTTGAACCAGAGGTGCAGGTGCGCAGAATTCAGTCTCTACTGCAACGAAAAGGCTTTGGTTTTGGAACAATCTCTCAAGTCTTAAAAGAGTTGGATCTGCTTAACAACTAA
- the recA gene encoding recombinase RecA: MAAEKANKAEEKNTSDRQKALDTALAQIERQFGKGSVMKMSDRQNAIIEVIPTGSIALDIALGIGGLPRGRIVEIYGPESSGKTTLTLHAIANAQKAGGICAFIDAEHAFDAEYAKKLGVDIDALLVSQPDTGEQALEIMDMLIRSGALDLVVVDSVAALVPRAEIEGEMGDSHMGLQARLMSQALRKITGALHQSKTTAIFINQLREKIGVFFGSPETTTGGKALKFYASVRLDIRRIETLKDGTESVGNRTRVKVVKNKMAPPFKQAEFDIIYGTGISREGSLIDLGVEIGVVKKAGAWYTYEADQLGQGKENSRAFLLDNPDLANEIETKIRAHFVPIEVDAELVAAIDEAAAEVDF, encoded by the coding sequence GTGGCTGCTGAAAAAGCAAATAAAGCCGAAGAGAAAAACACCTCCGATCGCCAAAAGGCGCTCGACACCGCACTCGCCCAGATCGAACGTCAATTTGGCAAGGGCTCAGTAATGAAAATGTCTGATCGTCAAAATGCGATCATCGAAGTTATCCCAACTGGTTCAATCGCACTAGATATCGCACTCGGTATCGGCGGACTACCACGCGGACGTATCGTAGAAATCTACGGACCAGAATCTTCAGGTAAGACAACACTTACCTTGCACGCAATCGCAAATGCACAAAAGGCCGGCGGCATCTGTGCATTTATCGATGCTGAACACGCATTCGATGCAGAGTATGCAAAGAAGCTCGGCGTTGATATCGATGCACTTCTTGTTTCACAACCAGACACTGGCGAACAAGCACTTGAAATCATGGATATGTTGATCCGTTCTGGCGCACTTGATCTCGTTGTCGTCGACTCAGTTGCAGCACTTGTGCCACGCGCTGAAATCGAAGGCGAAATGGGCGATTCACATATGGGCTTGCAAGCACGCCTTATGTCACAAGCGCTTCGTAAAATTACCGGTGCACTTCACCAATCAAAGACAACTGCGATCTTCATCAACCAGCTCCGCGAAAAGATCGGTGTCTTCTTCGGTTCACCTGAGACAACAACCGGCGGTAAGGCACTTAAGTTCTATGCATCAGTTCGCCTCGACATCCGTCGCATTGAAACTCTTAAGGATGGCACCGAATCCGTCGGTAACCGTACCCGCGTTAAGGTCGTCAAGAACAAGATGGCTCCACCATTTAAGCAAGCAGAGTTCGACATCATCTACGGCACAGGTATCTCACGTGAAGGTTCATTAATCGACCTTGGCGTTGAAATCGGAGTCGTTAAGAAGGCGGGCGCTTGGTACACATACGAAGCCGATCAGTTGGGACAGGGCAAGGAAAATTCTCGTGCATTCCTTCTCGATAACCCAGATCTAGCTAATGAGATCGAGACCAAGATCCGTGCACACTTTGTGCCGATCGAAGTTGATGCCGAGCTCGTAGCGGCGATCGATGAAGCTGCAGCAGAGGTTGATTTCTAA
- the yaaA gene encoding peroxide stress protein YaaA — MLILLPPSEKKAPTSKPMPAINVYTGVLYQALGWATLSPAARKRAASAVVIISAKYGAVRPDQLIESYKAKIDNSAMREPVAKVLDPIKSPLIVDCRSSTYKTVWHSPVDKTVEIQISTVVDGVRKVVTHMSKKTRGEIARALLQSRSVPKSPEDLYAIVSEKYPCALTPSDGINPWVLEVIAV; from the coding sequence GTGTTGATCCTCCTGCCGCCTTCCGAGAAGAAGGCCCCGACCAGCAAGCCAATGCCTGCGATCAACGTCTACACCGGCGTCCTCTACCAGGCCCTCGGCTGGGCCACGCTTAGCCCAGCGGCGCGTAAGCGGGCGGCGAGCGCGGTTGTGATCATCTCAGCCAAGTACGGAGCGGTGCGCCCGGACCAGTTGATCGAGAGCTACAAGGCGAAGATCGATAACAGCGCGATGCGCGAGCCGGTCGCGAAAGTTCTAGACCCAATCAAGAGCCCACTAATCGTGGACTGCCGTTCATCTACCTATAAAACCGTTTGGCACTCCCCCGTCGATAAGACTGTTGAGATTCAGATTTCAACTGTCGTCGATGGCGTGCGTAAAGTCGTTACTCATATGTCTAAGAAAACCCGTGGTGAAATTGCCCGCGCGCTCTTGCAATCACGTTCGGTGCCCAAATCCCCGGAAGATCTATATGCGATCGTTTCGGAGAAGTATCCATGTGCGCTGACCCCGAGCGATGGAATAAATCCTTGGGTCTTGGAAGTAATCGCTGTCTAA
- a CDS encoding TspO/MBR family protein has product MDFKLIAAAVGILFVFIYAFGSGIWVSSSPGWYASLNRPAWQPPSAVIGLIWPYNFTVLGIASYQVSRSLSKFENITWLVFFGLSIAAALTWAYQFYVPHNFLYASIALTSAAVLTLPVLFLTFRATLTMGLLLVPYQIWVAVAASLAWGYLARN; this is encoded by the coding sequence GTGGATTTCAAATTAATCGCAGCTGCAGTTGGAATTCTCTTTGTCTTTATTTACGCCTTCGGTTCAGGAATCTGGGTCTCTTCCTCACCTGGTTGGTATGCATCTCTAAACCGTCCTGCTTGGCAGCCACCCAGTGCTGTTATCGGGCTCATCTGGCCATACAACTTCACAGTTCTTGGAATTGCCTCTTATCAAGTATCTAGATCTTTAAGTAAATTTGAAAACATAACCTGGTTGGTGTTCTTTGGCTTAAGCATCGCCGCCGCTTTAACCTGGGCTTATCAATTCTATGTTCCACACAATTTTCTCTATGCCTCAATAGCGCTAACGTCGGCTGCGGTTCTAACACTTCCCGTACTTTTTCTGACTTTTAGAGCAACGCTCACTATGGGGCTATTACTTGTTCCATATCAAATCTGGGTAGCTGTCGCCGCCAGTCTGGCGTGGGGATATTTAGCTAGAAACTAA
- a CDS encoding YeeE/YedE family protein, whose protein sequence is MGSSVISAVTNFGRGSGDSGTSTEVSTWSKGDSVRTGLAALLVVGLLFTAYQLSDNEGTGVNAALSLLIGSALGIAFERGRFCFFCIFRDAIEDRDTTPFLSILSAIAVGAIGYAVIFGQFLPDTSSDRLPPNAHIGPVSTALIAAGLAFGIGMALSGACISGHLYRIGQGSLRAYPALFGSLIGFGLGFKSWNTLYSKSISDAPTTWLPHYLGYGGSLVLTLLLLAVIAVVTIRFGKNSTPLANPVATKIDLASLRQSLLINRWRPLTTGAIFGVIGTFAYLRIEPLGVTRQLSTTSRTYFEGQGWIPQNLDGLDLMAGCIAVVSTAIVNNGWLILGIVTASFAAALAGNRFKFQQITWRNALTALVGGMLLGWSSMIALGCTVGVLLSGTQSFALSGWVFFATAFTGAWIGIKLKLHKL, encoded by the coding sequence TTGGGGAGCAGCGTAATTAGCGCAGTTACTAACTTTGGTAGAGGTTCTGGAGATTCCGGAACCTCTACTGAGGTTTCTACCTGGAGCAAGGGCGATTCTGTAAGAACAGGGTTAGCAGCGTTATTGGTAGTTGGTTTGCTATTCACCGCATACCAATTAAGTGATAACGAAGGAACTGGCGTGAATGCAGCGCTATCGCTCTTGATTGGTAGCGCCCTCGGAATCGCTTTCGAGAGAGGTCGATTCTGTTTCTTCTGCATCTTCCGCGATGCCATTGAAGACCGTGACACAACACCGTTCTTATCGATCCTTAGCGCCATTGCAGTCGGTGCAATTGGTTATGCGGTTATCTTCGGACAGTTCTTACCTGATACAAGTTCAGATCGCCTTCCTCCAAACGCACACATTGGACCAGTTAGTACCGCGTTAATTGCCGCTGGTCTTGCATTCGGAATCGGTATGGCGCTTTCAGGTGCTTGCATTAGCGGGCATCTCTATCGCATCGGACAAGGATCACTGCGCGCATACCCAGCCTTATTTGGTTCGCTAATTGGTTTCGGACTCGGCTTTAAGAGTTGGAACACGTTGTACTCAAAATCAATTAGCGATGCACCTACAACATGGCTGCCACATTACCTTGGTTATGGCGGATCGCTCGTTTTAACTCTTTTGTTGTTAGCCGTGATAGCAGTCGTTACAATTAGATTTGGTAAGAACTCCACACCACTTGCAAATCCAGTAGCGACCAAGATCGATCTCGCAAGCCTGCGCCAATCACTTCTCATCAATCGTTGGCGCCCGCTAACAACTGGTGCGATCTTTGGCGTTATTGGCACCTTTGCTTATCTACGTATTGAGCCGCTTGGAGTAACTCGCCAATTAAGCACAACCTCTAGAACCTACTTTGAGGGACAGGGTTGGATTCCACAAAACCTGGATGGCTTAGATCTAATGGCCGGTTGTATCGCAGTTGTTTCTACGGCGATCGTGAATAATGGTTGGTTGATTCTGGGAATCGTTACCGCTTCATTTGCCGCAGCGCTAGCGGGCAATCGCTTTAAATTTCAGCAAATTACTTGGCGCAACGCCTTAACCGCACTTGTTGGCGGAATGCTTCTGGGTTGGTCTTCGATGATCGCACTCGGCTGCACCGTCGGAGTTCTTCTCTCTGGAACACAGTCATTTGCACTCTCTGGCTGGGTATTTTTCGCAACTGCCTTTACCGGAGCTTGGATCGGGATAAAGCTAAAACTCCATAAGCTTTAA
- a CDS encoding sulfurtransferase, producing the protein MFKNLVVRPKNIVVALLSLGLVAGVTVAPASAAPKNLARSVVQADWLEKNLDNPDVKIIEVSTEAGLYERGHIKNAVKFNWYTDLVETVNRDIVAGARFQKLARAAGINKNSTVVLYGDKNNWFAAWGAWIFNTYGIEDVRLVDGGRVKWEKDGRPFTTVVPTPKEGNFVATKADKSIRATLIRDVLPAVRKKGTVDLVDIRGADEYNGKIFAASGFQELAIRAGHIPGAVNVPWGANVNSDGTFKTVAELKKLYADKGIDGKKTIITYCRIGERSSLTWFVLSEILGYDVKNYDGSWTEYGNGVGNPINNPAGTIWGAA; encoded by the coding sequence ATGTTTAAGAATTTAGTAGTTCGACCGAAGAATATTGTTGTTGCCTTACTTAGCCTGGGCTTAGTCGCCGGCGTGACTGTTGCACCTGCCAGTGCGGCTCCAAAGAACCTAGCCCGCTCTGTTGTTCAAGCTGATTGGCTAGAGAAGAACCTCGATAATCCAGATGTAAAGATCATCGAAGTAAGCACCGAAGCTGGTCTTTACGAGCGTGGACATATCAAGAATGCAGTTAAGTTCAATTGGTACACAGATCTAGTTGAAACTGTAAACCGTGACATCGTCGCTGGTGCACGCTTTCAGAAGCTAGCGCGCGCTGCCGGAATCAATAAGAACTCAACCGTCGTTCTCTACGGAGATAAGAACAACTGGTTCGCTGCATGGGGCGCATGGATCTTCAATACTTACGGTATTGAAGATGTTCGTCTAGTAGATGGTGGACGCGTTAAGTGGGAGAAAGATGGTCGCCCATTCACAACTGTTGTTCCAACTCCAAAAGAAGGAAACTTTGTTGCAACTAAGGCAGATAAATCAATCCGCGCAACTTTGATTCGCGATGTACTTCCTGCAGTTCGCAAGAAGGGTACGGTCGATCTGGTCGATATTCGTGGAGCAGATGAGTACAACGGCAAGATCTTTGCAGCGTCAGGATTTCAAGAACTCGCTATTCGCGCCGGGCACATTCCGGGAGCAGTGAATGTCCCTTGGGGTGCAAATGTTAATTCAGATGGAACCTTCAAAACCGTTGCTGAATTAAAGAAGCTTTATGCGGACAAGGGGATTGATGGCAAGAAGACAATCATTACCTATTGCCGCATTGGTGAGCGTTCATCTCTAACCTGGTTCGTGCTTAGCGAAATCCTTGGATATGACGTAAAGAACTATGACGGTTCTTGGACTGAGTACGGCAATGGCGTTGGTAATCCAATTAACAACCCAGCCGGAACTATTTGGGGAGCAGCGTAA
- a CDS encoding DUF3046 domain-containing protein: MRISDLRERLTLSFGEQWAPSFCKDIAITELGSKSVDEALQSGLEPHEIWRAVCAAYPNETVKYK; this comes from the coding sequence ATGCGTATTTCTGATCTTCGCGAACGTTTAACTCTCTCATTCGGAGAGCAATGGGCTCCTTCCTTCTGCAAAGACATTGCAATTACTGAACTCGGCAGTAAGAGCGTGGATGAAGCGTTGCAATCTGGGCTTGAACCGCATGAAATATGGCGCGCAGTATGTGCTGCTTACCCGAATGAGACTGTTAAATACAAGTAA
- a CDS encoding TetR/AcrR family transcriptional regulator → MSTQPKYATQGATHRRTESAILEGAKKLISQFGLSNISMIEIADASQVSRATLYNHYRDKSAVISALITAEVEFMIDLANKAGTPADALEKLSLYISTDGALSAMRIHDKAALTEMLSHAEHPLYLELAKCLYNATKSAAGTGVAMRWLMGQAMQPLTLAQSREQAELLVDRTLF, encoded by the coding sequence TTGTCGACGCAGCCTAAGTACGCCACCCAAGGTGCAACCCACCGCCGTACCGAGAGCGCAATTTTAGAAGGCGCTAAAAAATTAATTTCACAATTTGGTCTATCAAATATCTCCATGATCGAAATCGCAGATGCTTCACAGGTATCCCGCGCAACTTTATATAACCATTACCGCGATAAATCAGCGGTGATCTCTGCGTTAATCACCGCAGAAGTTGAATTCATGATTGACCTGGCAAACAAGGCAGGCACCCCAGCTGATGCCCTGGAAAAGCTTTCGCTCTACATTTCAACAGATGGTGCGCTATCTGCGATGCGCATTCACGATAAAGCAGCGCTTACCGAGATGCTCTCTCATGCAGAACATCCCCTTTATCTCGAACTGGCAAAGTGTTTGTACAACGCAACTAAATCTGCAGCAGGCACAGGCGTTGCTATGCGTTGGCTGATGGGGCAGGCGATGCAACCACTAACCCTGGCTCAGTCTCGCGAACAAGCAGAACTCTTAGTCGATCGCACCCTCTTTTAA
- a CDS encoding helix-turn-helix domain-containing protein, whose amino-acid sequence MALLRTAVGQTLRAARTEQSRTLRDVAREARVSLGYLSEVERGQKEASSELLNAICEALDLTLSSVITNVSLELKSQESAKLSVVDAA is encoded by the coding sequence ATGGCGCTACTACGCACAGCAGTTGGCCAGACCCTGCGCGCTGCCCGTACTGAACAGTCACGCACATTGCGCGATGTCGCACGCGAAGCACGCGTGTCACTCGGTTACCTCTCTGAAGTAGAACGCGGCCAAAAGGAAGCATCCTCAGAATTATTAAATGCAATCTGTGAAGCGCTAGATCTAACTCTTTCTTCTGTGATTACCAACGTCTCACTTGAGCTCAAGTCTCAAGAGAGTGCGAAGTTGTCCGTTGTCGACGCAGCCTAA
- a CDS encoding CinA family protein, producing the protein MELSKEILGLVSDIHDSLRTRGETLSTAESLTAGGLSNALTIVPGASDVFLGSLTAYRPEIKVSHLGVDESVIAERSVVSEEVAIAMGHGANKSFGSTWAIATTGVAGPGPSDGSDAGRVFVAFVGPIVQVIELSLSGEREVVRNATVASAIASFARILRQRDR; encoded by the coding sequence ATGGAGCTTTCAAAAGAGATTCTCGGCCTTGTCTCCGATATCCATGACTCGCTGCGCACTCGTGGCGAAACTCTCTCCACCGCAGAATCACTTACTGCAGGCGGGCTAAGCAACGCGCTAACAATTGTTCCTGGCGCCTCAGATGTTTTTCTTGGATCACTAACTGCTTATCGTCCTGAGATAAAAGTTTCGCACTTGGGAGTAGATGAATCTGTGATTGCAGAACGCTCAGTTGTCAGCGAAGAAGTTGCAATTGCCATGGGGCACGGCGCCAATAAATCATTTGGTTCCACCTGGGCGATTGCAACCACTGGCGTCGCAGGACCTGGGCCATCCGATGGCTCTGATGCCGGCCGAGTTTTCGTAGCCTTCGTTGGCCCGATAGTTCAAGTAATAGAACTTTCGCTCTCTGGTGAACGTGAAGTTGTGCGAAACGCCACCGTAGCAAGCGCGATCGCCTCATTTGCGCGTATCCTTAGACAACGCGATAGATAA
- the pgsA gene encoding CDP-diacylglycerol--glycerol-3-phosphate 3-phosphatidyltransferase, with protein sequence MRVPAFITPNSLTIARLVLIPFGAVALFMNGGDDYNWQIISWWIFFILGLTDIVDGKLARSRQQITELGKFLDPVADKAMVGTAMICLSILDRMPWWITIVILAREIGITFFRLAIVKRGVIPANKGGKIKAAFQGFGTGFYVLPLDPSLYWFRDGFMYIAIALTIVTGAYYVRSAFRPQTTN encoded by the coding sequence GTGAGAGTCCCCGCCTTCATAACTCCTAACTCTTTAACTATCGCACGACTTGTACTAATTCCCTTTGGCGCGGTAGCCCTCTTCATGAACGGGGGAGATGATTACAACTGGCAGATTATTTCGTGGTGGATATTTTTCATCTTAGGTCTGACCGATATTGTCGATGGCAAGTTAGCGCGCAGTCGCCAACAGATAACTGAGCTAGGTAAATTCCTAGATCCAGTTGCGGATAAGGCGATGGTCGGAACGGCAATGATCTGCCTATCAATTCTCGACCGCATGCCTTGGTGGATCACAATCGTGATCTTGGCTCGCGAAATAGGAATAACCTTCTTTAGATTAGCCATTGTTAAGCGGGGAGTAATTCCGGCGAATAAGGGCGGAAAGATAAAGGCTGCCTTCCAAGGTTTCGGAACAGGTTTCTATGTTCTGCCGCTAGATCCTTCGCTCTATTGGTTCCGTGATGGATTTATGTATATTGCGATCGCACTCACTATCGTGACCGGTGCTTACTATGTACGATCTGCTTTTAGACCACAGACCACCAATTAG
- the rimO gene encoding 30S ribosomal protein S12 methylthiotransferase RimO — MSRTVAIVTMGCARNEVDSEELAGRLAADGWTLVSEVEDAEVAVVNTCGFIESAKKDSIDALLEANSLKGHGTTRAVVAVGCMAERYGQELAKALPEADGILGFDDYQDISARLQSIVSGNAHTPHVPRDRRSLLPIAPADRPAARQEAIDESYASSLGAGGSLFRKRLGNAPWAPLKIASGCDRRCSFCAIPYFRGSFISRKPTEIIEEGKWLAKNGVTELFLVSENTTSYGKDLGDLKLMEKILPDFAAIEGIERVRLSYLQPAEMRPSLLQAMIENEKIAPYFDLSFQHTSPTVLRRMRRFGDSEKFLHLIAQIRALSPEAGIRSNFIVGFPGETQEDYDDLANFISAAKLDAIGIFGYSDEDNTEALDLTDKVAEEVIRERVEALSSLADEMVSMRAAARIGENVRVLIEDEELQEGRAAHQGPEVDGTTSFIGTGFKVGQYIDAVVIESMGADLVARAL, encoded by the coding sequence ATGAGTCGGACAGTTGCAATAGTCACCATGGGCTGCGCCCGTAATGAAGTCGACTCCGAAGAACTTGCTGGCCGTTTAGCAGCCGATGGCTGGACTCTGGTTAGCGAAGTTGAAGATGCCGAAGTCGCCGTTGTAAATACCTGTGGCTTTATAGAATCTGCAAAGAAAGATTCAATCGATGCCTTGCTTGAGGCTAATTCGCTAAAAGGCCACGGAACCACGCGCGCGGTTGTCGCCGTTGGATGTATGGCCGAGCGGTACGGACAAGAGTTAGCAAAGGCGTTACCTGAAGCCGACGGTATTTTGGGCTTCGATGATTACCAAGATATTTCAGCCCGCTTGCAATCAATTGTTTCTGGAAATGCTCATACGCCACATGTTCCACGAGATCGCAGATCGTTACTGCCTATTGCTCCAGCTGATCGCCCAGCTGCACGTCAAGAAGCCATTGATGAGTCTTATGCATCTTCACTCGGCGCAGGCGGTTCGCTCTTTCGTAAACGTTTAGGTAACGCTCCATGGGCGCCGCTAAAGATTGCCTCCGGTTGTGATCGTCGTTGTTCATTCTGTGCGATTCCTTATTTCCGCGGTTCATTTATCTCACGCAAGCCAACCGAGATCATAGAAGAAGGAAAATGGCTCGCCAAGAACGGGGTCACTGAGCTCTTCTTGGTAAGTGAAAATACGACTTCATATGGAAAAGATCTCGGTGATCTAAAGTTAATGGAGAAGATACTTCCTGACTTTGCTGCGATCGAGGGCATCGAGAGAGTTCGCCTTTCCTATCTGCAGCCAGCCGAGATGCGCCCATCGTTGCTACAGGCAATGATCGAAAATGAAAAAATTGCGCCATATTTTGATCTCTCATTCCAGCACACCAGCCCTACAGTCTTGCGTCGCATGCGCCGCTTTGGAGATTCTGAAAAATTCTTACATTTGATTGCTCAGATCAGAGCGCTATCTCCTGAAGCAGGTATTCGCTCTAACTTCATCGTTGGCTTTCCGGGGGAGACGCAAGAAGATTATGACGATCTTGCAAACTTCATTAGCGCCGCTAAATTAGATGCGATCGGCATCTTTGGCTACTCTGATGAAGACAATACTGAGGCCCTTGATCTCACAGATAAAGTTGCCGAAGAAGTTATCCGCGAACGCGTTGAGGCTTTATCTTCATTGGCTGATGAGATGGTTTCCATGCGCGCAGCAGCCCGTATTGGCGAGAATGTGCGCGTCCTTATTGAAGATGAAGAGCTACAAGAAGGTCGCGCCGCACACCAAGGCCCTGAAGTAGATGGCACAACCTCATTTATCGGAACTGGCTTTAAGGTCGGGCAATACATTGATGCCGTGGTTATCGAATCCATGGGCGCAGATTTGGTGGCGCGTGCGCTGTGA
- a CDS encoding helix-turn-helix domain-containing protein: MSLGQFMQGARESAGLSIDELASRLSIRPGLLIEMEKNKFVNCGGDTYARGHLRNIAAHIFVEPQTLIDLYNEEHSSESRKIHDMLVENNVSRIPTERKSIKPKSLVIASVVLLSAIAVGQIIISNSETTVTPVVTTTPSATPTPLASASAVATEPAATESVPASANGEMKLTISATRGSSNIHVVAGGKTLFQDPIFQGDTKSFSAPTSISVYLSNAGDLDLTLNGQKLAPLGARNQEIRKTFRSK; the protein is encoded by the coding sequence ATGTCACTTGGTCAATTTATGCAAGGTGCGCGCGAAAGCGCTGGCCTGAGTATTGACGAACTCGCATCACGGCTAAGCATTCGCCCTGGATTGCTTATTGAGATGGAAAAAAATAAGTTCGTTAATTGCGGTGGCGACACTTATGCACGCGGACATCTTCGCAACATTGCTGCTCATATATTCGTAGAGCCACAGACGCTGATTGATCTTTACAACGAAGAGCACTCTAGCGAATCGCGAAAGATTCATGACATGTTGGTTGAAAATAATGTATCCCGAATACCGACGGAACGTAAATCTATTAAGCCCAAGTCGCTGGTAATCGCTTCAGTCGTACTCTTATCTGCAATTGCAGTAGGTCAAATCATCATTTCGAATTCTGAAACCACGGTAACGCCTGTTGTTACGACAACTCCATCTGCAACACCAACACCTTTGGCCTCTGCTTCAGCAGTAGCCACAGAACCTGCCGCAACTGAAAGCGTTCCTGCTTCAGCAAATGGCGAAATGAAGTTAACAATTTCGGCAACGCGAGGAAGTTCAAATATTCATGTTGTTGCCGGTGGTAAAACACTTTTTCAAGACCCTATCTTTCAAGGCGACACCAAGAGCTTTAGCGCTCCAACATCTATCAGTGTTTATCTAAGCAATGCGGGAGATCTTGATTTAACGCTAAATGGTCAGAAATTAGCGCCGCTAGGTGCGCGTAATCAGGAGATTCGTAAGACTTTTAGATCCAAGTAA